In Solea senegalensis isolate Sse05_10M linkage group LG6, IFAPA_SoseM_1, whole genome shotgun sequence, one genomic interval encodes:
- the as3mt gene encoding arsenite methyltransferase translates to MADEHSARPKDFADSAVHVDVKEYYGERVKKTSDLKTNACVAPAQPIPAFVRQALTKVHPEVTDRYYGCGLVVPECLEGTRILDLGSGSGRDCYMLSQLVGEKGHVTGIDMTENQLEVARTYVDHHMQEFGYKKPNVSFVQGYIEALTEAGLEKNSFDIIISNCVVNLSPDKRRVLAEAYSVLKDGGELYFSDIYSSQRLTEEIKNHKVLWGECFGGALWWKDLLSLAEEVGFTAPRLVTANFVTVDNKELEDVLGDFKFVSATYRLFKLPKGDIKCGQVIYNGSITGAENSFQFDCRYTFKAGEVVEVDRDVASILTHSRFAEDFTFQPSGDSCGPCGVKPTAAVVDPFELALPPKKPRPGSATGGCCSTRSATCCK, encoded by the exons ATGGCTGACGAACACAG tgcGCGACCCAAAGACTTCGCTGACAGCGCTGTTCATGTGGACGTGAAG GAGTATTATGGGGAGAGAGTGAAGAAGACCTCAGACCTGAAGACCAACGCCTGTGTTGCACCAGCTCAGCCAATTCCTGCCTTCGTCCGCCAGGCTCTGACCAAAGTACATCCTGAAGTCACTGACAG ATACTATGGCTGTGGCCTGGTGGTGCCAGAGTGTCTGGAGGGCACCAGGATTCTGGACCTGGGCAGTGGAAGTGGGAGAGATTGCTACATGCTGAGTCAGCTCGTGGGCGAGAAGGGCCATGTCACTGGCATCGACATGACTGAGAACCAG CTTGAAGTGGCCAGGACATATGTGGACCACCACATGCAGGAGTTTGGCTACAAGAAGCCCAATGTCAGTTTTGTCCAGGGCTACATTGAGGCTCTGACAGAGGCAGGACTGGAAAAGAACTCTTTTGATATCATCAT TTCCAACTGTGTGGTGAACCTCTCTCCAGACAAGAGGCGAGTCTTGGCGGAGGCTTACAGCGTGCTCAAG GATGGCGGGGAGCTGTACTTCAGCGACATCTACAGCAGTCAAAGACTAACCGAGGAGATTAAAAATCACAAAGTTCTATGGG GCGAGTGCTTCGGCGGAGCTCTATGGTGGAAGGATCTGCTGAGTTTGGCTGAAGAAGTGGGTTTCACAGCTCCACGACTGGTCACTGCCAATTTCGTCACCGTGGACAATAAAGAACTGGAGGACGTTCTAg GTGACTTTAAGTTCGTCTCTGCCACGTATCGCCTGTTTAAGCTCCCTAAAGGTGACATCAAGTGCGGTCAGGTCATATATAATGGGAGCATTACTGGGGCAGAGAACAGCTTCCAGTTTGACTGTCGATACACATTCAAG GCAGGTGAAGTCGTGGAGGTAGACAGAGATGTTGCCAGTATTCTTACCCACTCCAGATTTGCAGAGGACTTCACGTTCCAGCCGTCTGGAGACTCCTGTGGGCCCTGTGGAGTCAAACCTACG GCGGCTGTTGTGGATCCTTTCGAGCTGGCGCTTCCGCCAAAGAAACCAAGACCGGGTTCTGCCACAGGGGGGTGCTGCAGCACACGGTCTGCTACCTGCTGCAAGTGA